A genomic region of Xiphophorus couchianus chromosome 18, X_couchianus-1.0, whole genome shotgun sequence contains the following coding sequences:
- the get1 gene encoding guided entry of tail-anchored proteins factor 1 isoform X1 codes for MACQSTISVYLSGKHDGCCQQKNRSRKTTVKLTKMVQKDAEQESEMRTEIQQMKKEQSSISMMDEFARYARLERKINKTTDKLKTHVQSRTAQQAKMKWVVNIVFYILQAALMVSLIWKYYSDPVTVVPSKWIAPVERLVAFPTGVAGGVGITCWLVVCNKVITLGLSAIS; via the exons ATGGCGTGCCAATCAACTATCAGTGTTTATCTAAGCGGAAAGCACGACGGGTGTTGTCAGCAAAAAAATCGTAGCAGAAAAACCACCGTGAAG ctgACAAAGATGGTGCAGAAAGATGCCGAGCAGGAGAGTGAGATGAGGACTGAAATCCAGCAGATGAAGAAGGAGCAGTCCTCCATAAGCATGATGGATGAGTTTGCAAGATATGCCAGGCTGGAGCgtaaaattaacaaaactaCAGATAAGCTTAAGACACATG TGCAGTCGAGAACCGCTCAACAAGCCAAAATGAAATGGGTTGTGAACATCGTCTTTTACATACTGCAG GCTGCTCTGATGGTCTCACTGATATGGAAGTATTACTCTGATCCAGTGACTGTGGTCCCCAGTAAATGGATCGCTCCTGTGGAGCGACTAGTGGCTTTCCCAACAGGAGTGGCAG GTGGTGTGGGAATCACTTGCTGGCTGGTGGTTTGCAACAAAGTAATCACACTGGGCCTCAGTGCCATCAGTTAG
- the hmgn1a gene encoding non-histone chromosomal protein HMG-14A-like — translation MGRKKATSNADAAAEPRRKSQRLSEKETPEKPQPEKTKAPPKTKKVKEAAKAEEKKEEAQAEKEVPAENGEAKAEEAAAADDQADKKEAKAEEDEKAE, via the exons ATGGGACGGAAAAAG GCAACTTCCAATGCAGATGCAGCTGCAGAG CCAAGACGGAAGTCTCAAAGGTTGTCAGAG AAAGAGACCCCGGAAAAGCCACAACCAGAGAAGACAAAG GCTCCTCCTAAGACCAAGAAGGTAAAGGAGGCAGCAAAGgctgaagagaagaaagaagaagcCCAAGCAGAGAAAGAAGTTCCTGCAGAAAATGGCGAGGCCAAAGCTGAGGAG gctgctgcagcagatgaTCAGGCAGACAAAAAGGAAGCCAAGGCTGAAGAGGATGAGAAAGCAGAGTAG
- the LOC114133562 gene encoding lebercilin-like protein isoform X1, giving the protein MDGDRDTVSCSTNTSRWSSPCCGSDGPGYPSDREERADRTPDEHPPAKLQGSKKSGYSEGNARCTKAQAVQKQKMKHEILKMPPIRTLQGFKSVNQAPNMNCIWALKSQVWDLQQQLSEAKTENKLLKKVQHRHMVAQQHFRDSNDGISQILAKHNNETKALQGLLRETRVSRDNLGRQLQATERKLLSMKDTLQHLQQLSQDQSLLEREELTLKLACATTQLEDRDRKIQVRRCMNMERTLELYQESFKRQIDSEQRKLREARKASAYLQEHIHQLTKELQLREKEVQKHNIYYHRMVKGHSKKAKENKMVQTDRFVQTSSDLSKRDVLAHKES; this is encoded by the exons ATGGATGGGGATCGTGATACAGTGAGCTGCAGTACCAACACCTCCAGGTGGTCCAGTCcctgctgtggttctgatggTCCAGGGTATCCATCTGACCGTGAGGAGAGAGCTGACAGGACTCCAGATGAGCACCCACCAGCCAAACTCCAAGGATCAAAGAAATCTGGATACAGTGAAGGCAATGCAAGAT GCACGAAAGCCCAAGCAGTCcagaagcagaaaatgaagCATGAAATCCTGAAGATGCCTCCAATCCGTACTCTGCAAGGTTTCAAGTCAGTGAACCAAGCCCCCAACATGAACTGCATCTGGGCGCTGAAGAGCCAGGTTTGggatctgcagcagcagctcagtgaAGCCAAGACTGAGAACAAACTGCTGAAGAAAGTCCAGCACCGCCACATGGTGGCGCAGCAGCACTTCAGAGACTCAAATGACGGCATCTCCCAG ATTTTAGCCAAGCACAACAATGAAACCAAAGCTCTTCAGGGTTTGCTCCGTGAAACCCGCGTGTCCCGTGACAACCTGGGCAGGCAGCTGCAGGCCACAGAAAGAAAGCTGCTCAGCATGAAGGACACTCTACAGCACCTGCAGCAGCTCAGCCAGGACCAGAGTCTACTGGAGAGGGAGGAGCTCACCCTGAAGCTGGCCTGTGCCACTACACAGCTGGAGGACAGGGATCGGAAGATACAGGTTCGAAGGTGTATG AACATGGAGAGAACCCTTGAGTTGTACCAAGAATCATTCAAACGCCAAATAGACTCCGAACAAAGAAAGCTCAGAGAGGCAAGAAAAGCATCTGCCTATCTACAAGAGCACATCCACCAGCTGACCAAAGAGCTTCAG cTCAGAGAAAAAGAAGTGCAGAAACATAATATTTACTACCACAGAATGGTTAAAGGACACAGTAAAAAAG ctaaagaaaacaagatggtGCAGACAGATAGATTTGTCCAAACATCATCAGATCTATCAAAGAGAGATGTTTTGGCACATAAGGAGTCTTGA
- the LOC114133562 gene encoding lebercilin-like protein isoform X3 codes for MDGDRDTVSCSTNTSRWSSPCCGSDGPGYPSDREERADRTPDEHPPAKLQGSKKSGYSEGNARCTKAQAVQKQKMKHEILKMPPIRTLQGFKSVNQAPNMNCIWALKSQVWDLQQQLSEAKTENKLLKKVQHRHMVAQQHFRDSNDGISQILAKHNNETKALQGLLRETRVSRDNLGRQLQATERKLLSMKDTLQHLQQLSQDQSLLEREELTLKLACATTQLEDRDRKIQNMERTLELYQESFKRQIDSEQRKLREARKASAYLQEHIHQLTKELQLREKEVQKHNIYYHRMVKGHSKKAKENKMVQTDRFVQTSSDLSKRDVLAHKES; via the exons ATGGATGGGGATCGTGATACAGTGAGCTGCAGTACCAACACCTCCAGGTGGTCCAGTCcctgctgtggttctgatggTCCAGGGTATCCATCTGACCGTGAGGAGAGAGCTGACAGGACTCCAGATGAGCACCCACCAGCCAAACTCCAAGGATCAAAGAAATCTGGATACAGTGAAGGCAATGCAAGAT GCACGAAAGCCCAAGCAGTCcagaagcagaaaatgaagCATGAAATCCTGAAGATGCCTCCAATCCGTACTCTGCAAGGTTTCAAGTCAGTGAACCAAGCCCCCAACATGAACTGCATCTGGGCGCTGAAGAGCCAGGTTTGggatctgcagcagcagctcagtgaAGCCAAGACTGAGAACAAACTGCTGAAGAAAGTCCAGCACCGCCACATGGTGGCGCAGCAGCACTTCAGAGACTCAAATGACGGCATCTCCCAG ATTTTAGCCAAGCACAACAATGAAACCAAAGCTCTTCAGGGTTTGCTCCGTGAAACCCGCGTGTCCCGTGACAACCTGGGCAGGCAGCTGCAGGCCACAGAAAGAAAGCTGCTCAGCATGAAGGACACTCTACAGCACCTGCAGCAGCTCAGCCAGGACCAGAGTCTACTGGAGAGGGAGGAGCTCACCCTGAAGCTGGCCTGTGCCACTACACAGCTGGAGGACAGGGATCGGAAGATACAG AACATGGAGAGAACCCTTGAGTTGTACCAAGAATCATTCAAACGCCAAATAGACTCCGAACAAAGAAAGCTCAGAGAGGCAAGAAAAGCATCTGCCTATCTACAAGAGCACATCCACCAGCTGACCAAAGAGCTTCAG cTCAGAGAAAAAGAAGTGCAGAAACATAATATTTACTACCACAGAATGGTTAAAGGACACAGTAAAAAAG ctaaagaaaacaagatggtGCAGACAGATAGATTTGTCCAAACATCATCAGATCTATCAAAGAGAGATGTTTTGGCACATAAGGAGTCTTGA
- the get1 gene encoding guided entry of tail-anchored proteins factor 1 isoform X2: protein MATGCAWFLVLGSVFLCNLMKILLPSISSFLTKMVQKDAEQESEMRTEIQQMKKEQSSISMMDEFARYARLERKINKTTDKLKTHVQSRTAQQAKMKWVVNIVFYILQAALMVSLIWKYYSDPVTVVPSKWIAPVERLVAFPTGVAGGVGITCWLVVCNKVITLGLSAIS, encoded by the exons ATGGCGACAGGCTGCGCTTGGTTCCTGGTGCTGGGCTCCGTGTTTCTCTGCAATCTCATGAAAATACTCCTGCCTAGCATTTCATCTTTC ctgACAAAGATGGTGCAGAAAGATGCCGAGCAGGAGAGTGAGATGAGGACTGAAATCCAGCAGATGAAGAAGGAGCAGTCCTCCATAAGCATGATGGATGAGTTTGCAAGATATGCCAGGCTGGAGCgtaaaattaacaaaactaCAGATAAGCTTAAGACACATG TGCAGTCGAGAACCGCTCAACAAGCCAAAATGAAATGGGTTGTGAACATCGTCTTTTACATACTGCAG GCTGCTCTGATGGTCTCACTGATATGGAAGTATTACTCTGATCCAGTGACTGTGGTCCCCAGTAAATGGATCGCTCCTGTGGAGCGACTAGTGGCTTTCCCAACAGGAGTGGCAG GTGGTGTGGGAATCACTTGCTGGCTGGTGGTTTGCAACAAAGTAATCACACTGGGCCTCAGTGCCATCAGTTAG
- the LOC114133562 gene encoding lebercilin-like protein isoform X2: MDGDRDTVSCSTNTSRWSSPCCGSDGPGYPSDREERADRTPDEHPPAKLQGSKKSGYSEGTKAQAVQKQKMKHEILKMPPIRTLQGFKSVNQAPNMNCIWALKSQVWDLQQQLSEAKTENKLLKKVQHRHMVAQQHFRDSNDGISQILAKHNNETKALQGLLRETRVSRDNLGRQLQATERKLLSMKDTLQHLQQLSQDQSLLEREELTLKLACATTQLEDRDRKIQVRRCMNMERTLELYQESFKRQIDSEQRKLREARKASAYLQEHIHQLTKELQLREKEVQKHNIYYHRMVKGHSKKAKENKMVQTDRFVQTSSDLSKRDVLAHKES, translated from the exons ATGGATGGGGATCGTGATACAGTGAGCTGCAGTACCAACACCTCCAGGTGGTCCAGTCcctgctgtggttctgatggTCCAGGGTATCCATCTGACCGTGAGGAGAGAGCTGACAGGACTCCAGATGAGCACCCACCAGCCAAACTCCAAGGATCAAAGAAATCTGGATACAGTGAAG GCACGAAAGCCCAAGCAGTCcagaagcagaaaatgaagCATGAAATCCTGAAGATGCCTCCAATCCGTACTCTGCAAGGTTTCAAGTCAGTGAACCAAGCCCCCAACATGAACTGCATCTGGGCGCTGAAGAGCCAGGTTTGggatctgcagcagcagctcagtgaAGCCAAGACTGAGAACAAACTGCTGAAGAAAGTCCAGCACCGCCACATGGTGGCGCAGCAGCACTTCAGAGACTCAAATGACGGCATCTCCCAG ATTTTAGCCAAGCACAACAATGAAACCAAAGCTCTTCAGGGTTTGCTCCGTGAAACCCGCGTGTCCCGTGACAACCTGGGCAGGCAGCTGCAGGCCACAGAAAGAAAGCTGCTCAGCATGAAGGACACTCTACAGCACCTGCAGCAGCTCAGCCAGGACCAGAGTCTACTGGAGAGGGAGGAGCTCACCCTGAAGCTGGCCTGTGCCACTACACAGCTGGAGGACAGGGATCGGAAGATACAGGTTCGAAGGTGTATG AACATGGAGAGAACCCTTGAGTTGTACCAAGAATCATTCAAACGCCAAATAGACTCCGAACAAAGAAAGCTCAGAGAGGCAAGAAAAGCATCTGCCTATCTACAAGAGCACATCCACCAGCTGACCAAAGAGCTTCAG cTCAGAGAAAAAGAAGTGCAGAAACATAATATTTACTACCACAGAATGGTTAAAGGACACAGTAAAAAAG ctaaagaaaacaagatggtGCAGACAGATAGATTTGTCCAAACATCATCAGATCTATCAAAGAGAGATGTTTTGGCACATAAGGAGTCTTGA